The genomic segment GACGCTCGAAGGTGTCGGCACTGATGACCTTGGTGATGTCGCTGATCTGCGCCACGTCGAGCTTGGCCGCCACGCGCGGTGCGACGTTCTTGCCGCCCGCGGTCGAGGGGAAGAGGATGTGGCTGTAGTTGCCCGCGATCGTCAGCACCTGCGCGGCGACGTTCTCGGCCAGGTTGTGCGCCAAACTCGGGCTGTCGGCGACGATCACCTTGGCCACGCCCGCGATCTGCGCGGCGGCCTTGCCGGCTTCGGCCGCGTTGGCGCCCGCCACCAGCACGTGCACTTCGCCGCCGCAGGCGATGGCCGCGGTCACGGTGTTCAGGGTCGCGGGCTTGATGCTCGCGTGGTCGTGTTCTGCGATTACCAGTGCAGCCATGTCAGATCACCTTCGCTTCGTTCTTGAGTTTTTCAACGAGAGCGGCCACATCGGCCACCTTGATGCCCTCTCCTCGCTTGGGCGGCTCGCTGACCTTCAGGGTCTTCAGGCGCGGCTTGACGTCCACGCCCAGGTCCTCGGGCTTGAAGACGTCGAGCTGCTTCTTCTTGGCCTTCATGATGTTGGGCAAGGTAACGTAGCGCGGCTCGTTCAGGCGCAGGTCGGTCGTGATGACCGCGGGCAGCGACAGTGAAATGGTTTCGAGGCCGCCGTCGATCTCGCGCGTGACCTTGACCTTGTCACCGTCGACCTCGACCTTGCTGGCGAAGGTGGCTTGCGGCAGGTCGGCCAGTGCAGCCAGCATCTGGCCGGTCTGATTGGCGTCGTCGTCGATGGCTTGCTTGCCGAGGATGATGAGCGAGGGTTGCTCCTTGTCGACCAGCGCCTTCAAGAGCTTGGTGACGGCCAGCGGCTGCAGCGCTTCACGGGGACCAGAATCTTCATGTTCGTACCAGTTAGTGAATCAATCTGTAGAGGCCGCTTCAGGACCTCGGCTTCGCGGCGAGCTGCTTCAGCGCATCGCCCAGCATCGTCTCGAGCAGCGACCGCACCTTCTCCGCAACGTCCGGGCGGTAGTCGAAAGGCGGCTCCTCGTTCATGTAGAGGTGCTGGCACATCTCGAGCTGGATGGCATGCATGCCTTGCTCCGGCCGGCCGAAGTGCCGCGTGATGTAGCCGCCCTTGAAGCGGCCGTTGACGACCTGCGTGAAGCCGCCGCCGGTGCGTTCGACACCGCCGAGCGCGGCCGCGAGGACGTCGGGCGCGCAGCTCTGGCCGTCGTTGGTGCCGAAGTTCAGGTCCGGCAGCTCGCCCTCGAAGAGTCGCGGGAGCACGGTTGCGATCGAGTGCGCTTCCCAGAGCAGCACCTGACCGTGAATCGAACGAAGCCGATCGAGCTCCGCACGCAACGCATCGTGGTATGGCTGCCAGTACGCCTCGCGGCGCCGTTCGATCTCCGCCGCGTCGGGCTCGCGACCGGCGCGGTACAGCGACTCGCCGCGGAAGGTCTCGGTCGGGCAGAGGCCGGTCGTGGTCTGGCCCGGATACAAGCTGACGCCGTCCGGCGCGCGGTTGACATCGATTGCATAGCGCGACAGCCGCGCGCCGAGCATCGAGGCGCCCATGTCCCGCGCGAAACCATAGAGCGTTTCGAGATGCCAGTCGGTGTCGCGCAGCATGAGGCCGACGTCGCTGAGTCCGGACCGGACTTCGGCCGGCAGCTCGGTTCCGCGATGCGGAATCGAGATCAGCAGCGGGATGCGGCCGCGGTGAAGATGGAAAACGTCGGAATCCATGCGGCGGTGAAGAAGAAGTTGCGGGCCGGATGATGGACTTCGCGCCGGCCGACCGCGCTCAGCTTCACGCTCGCTGATGCTAATGATCAGCCGACGAGATGACCGCGCCGCATCGAAGGTTCGCGCCTACGCTTGCCGCCATCCATTTACTTCCATCAGGACACAGAGATGCGCAGCTTTGACGCAATCGTCGTGGGTGCCGGCGTCATCGGGACCTCGGTTGCCTATCACCTGGCCCGGCTTGGTTGCACGAAGGTGCTGGTCCTGAACCGCACGCAGATCGGCGCCGGCACGACCTCGCAGTCCAGCGGCATCCTGCGCACGCACTATTCGGTGATCGAGAACGTCCGGCTCGCGCAAGCATCCTGGCGCGTCTTCAACGACTTCGCGAACTATCTCGGCGACGAAGAGGCCTCCGCCGGCATGGTGAAGTCGGGTTACCTCATCGCGGCGCCCGACGGCGCCAAGCTGGACGCGTTGCGTTCGGCGCTCGATGCACAGCGCGCGCTGGGGATCGAAGTGCGGGAGCTTGACGCGCAGCAAGCGTCTTCGTTGCTCCCGATCGCGCGCTTCGACGATGCGGCGCTGATCGGCTACGAGCCGGAAGCGGGCTTCGCCGACGCCTACCTGGTTGCGACCGGCTTCGCGCGCGCCGCGCGCCGCCTGGGAGTGAAGATCATGGAAGGCGTCGAGGTGAACAGCCTGCGCATGGAAGAAGGCCGCGTCGTCGGCGTCGAAACCTCGCAAGGCGACTTCTCAGCGCCCGTGGTCGTGAGCGCACAGAACATCTGGGCCAAGGACATCGAGCGCTGGACCGGTATCGAACAACCGGTGAAGGCAGAGCGCCACGCGGTGTTGGCGCTCGAAGGACCTCAGCCCTACACCTTCCAGATGCCGGTCTACAAGGACCTGGGCTCGCCCGGAATGCTCTATTGCCGCAGCTACGGCGGCAACCAGATGCTGGTGAGCGAAGGCATTGTCGGCGACAAGTTGG from the Verminephrobacter eiseniae EF01-2 genome contains:
- the hutG gene encoding N-formylglutamate deformylase — its product is MDSDVFHLHRGRIPLLISIPHRGTELPAEVRSGLSDVGLMLRDTDWHLETLYGFARDMGASMLGARLSRYAIDVNRAPDGVSLYPGQTTTGLCPTETFRGESLYRAGREPDAAEIERRREAYWQPYHDALRAELDRLRSIHGQVLLWEAHSIATVLPRLFEGELPDLNFGTNDGQSCAPDVLAAALGGVERTGGGFTQVVNGRFKGGYITRHFGRPEQGMHAIQLEMCQHLYMNEEPPFDYRPDVAEKVRSLLETMLGDALKQLAAKPRS
- a CDS encoding NAD(P)/FAD-dependent oxidoreductase, whose amino-acid sequence is MRSFDAIVVGAGVIGTSVAYHLARLGCTKVLVLNRTQIGAGTTSQSSGILRTHYSVIENVRLAQASWRVFNDFANYLGDEEASAGMVKSGYLIAAPDGAKLDALRSALDAQRALGIEVRELDAQQASSLLPIARFDDAALIGYEPEAGFADAYLVATGFARAARRLGVKIMEGVEVNSLRMEEGRVVGVETSQGDFSAPVVVSAQNIWAKDIERWTGIEQPVKAERHAVLALEGPQPYTFQMPVYKDLGSPGMLYCRSYGGNQMLVSEGIVGDKLDSPDNEQGDISMDYMVEVGAQVADRFPSYETAGVASSWTGAYDVTPDWNPVLGRLQDVPGLVVGYGFSGHGFKLSPAVGLVLAQSALGLQTEIDITPYALERFRNGGLLTGKYGLGAVS